The Tigriopus californicus strain San Diego chromosome 5, Tcal_SD_v2.1, whole genome shotgun sequence genome includes a region encoding these proteins:
- the LOC131881047 gene encoding aspartate aminotransferase, cytoplasmic-like, which yields MSAFDNLPRVSILPHIVLIDKAVKDTDPRKVDLLVGAYRDENSLPYVLPVVKRVEQVLAQRINKGLDNHNYSAPDGLSGFSAEVARITLGEDCQAFQEGRLVCSQPSGNCSGLRVTFEVLKQILPTNYVYASDPTWLTIDSIVEKSGFQLMHYRYWDEANKCLDFVGLTQDLEAAPRGSVVIFQPAAHNPTGVDPTQEQWKIIAKIVQSRDLMTVFDSCYQGFVSGDLDQDAWPMRHFASLGMEMIINQSFSKTLGLYGERVASFLMIVNDKSIIPRLKVTIFNCLTGLTGPGAAYGAKIAREVFSSLELESEWRDSVRSMTSRIKENRRKLRDRLEQLNGCPGSWSHITRQNGMFSYTGLTPKQCAFLAVEKKVYIYPSGRANLGGLTDRDLEYVAQSFHEAQQIQE from the exons ATGTCTGCCTTCGATAATCTCCCCAGAGTTTCAATTCTGCCTCATATTGTACTCATTGACAAAGCCGTAAAGGATACAGATCCACGCAAGGTCGATCTTTTAGTCGGAGCTTATCGTGATGAGAACAGCCTGCCCTACGTCTTGCCCGTTGTGAAACGAGTGGAACAAGTACTGGCTCAAAGAATAAACAAGGGGCTTGATAACCATAATTACAGTGCTCCGGATGGATTGTCCGGTTTCTCCGCGGAGGTGGCCCGAATCACCCTAGGAGAAGATTGCCAAGCTTTTCAGGAAGGAAGGTTGGTGTGCAGCCAACCCTCTGGTAATTGCAGCGGACTTCGGGTGACTTTTGAAGTCCTCAAACAGATATTGCCCACCAATTATGTTTATGCCAGTGATCCCACGTGGCTTACTATTGACAGCATCGTTGAG AAAAGCGGCTTCCAGCTCATGCATTACCGTTATTGGGATGAGGCCAACAAGTGTCTGGATTTTGTGGGTCTAACTCAAGACTTGGAGGCAGCTCCTCGAGGTTCCGTTGTGATTTTCCAGCCTGCTGCTCACAATCCCACGGGAGTTGATCCTACCCAGGAACAATGGAAGATCATAGCCAAAATTGTGCAGAGCCGAGATTTGATGACTGTCTTTGACTCATGTTATCAG GGCTTTGTCTCGGGTGATCTGGATCAGGATGCATGGCCTATGAGACATTTTGCTTCCCTTGGGATGGAAATGATCATCAATCAAAGCTTCTCCAAAACCCTGGGGCTTTATGGGGAAAGGGTCGCGAGTTTTCTTATGATCGTAAACGATAA ATCCATCATTCCAAGATTGAAGGTCACCATCTTCAATTGTCTGACTGGTCTCACTGGGCCCGGAGCGGCTTACGGAGCGAAAATCGCTCGAGAAGTCTTCTCCTCTCTAGAACTGGAAAGCGAATGGCGCGATTCCGTTCGATCCATGACTAGCCGCATCAA GGAGAATCGGAGGAAGTTGCGAGATCGTTTGGAGCAATTGAATGGATGTCCCGGCTCGTGGAGTCACATTACTCGACAAAACGGCATGTTTTCTTATACTGGATTAACCCCCAAGCAATGTGCCTTTTTAGCCGTGGAGAAAAAGGTCTACATTTATCCATCGGGCCGAGCCAATCTGGGCGGATTAACTGATCGGGATCTGGAATATGTGGCTCAATCCTTTCACGAAGCACAACAAATTCAAGAATAA
- the LOC131881030 gene encoding uncharacterized protein LOC131881030 isoform X2 — MFTRTPKYSQSLFNILPFFLLFIALGTSTSQLHTSSSNDDRIGANTKSPKDTTISTTKVHQHRSNYNIMMKALGPRSKVEPRAQRVREPMINMYDGYGGIKTFPTQSRFKTFQSIQVPSREAIQKALKGAPKSINFLQLDHLAGLLSRLGSVIRSFSLGREQIVDVILSRVKPGPLHDLISSYSAMKSGDFYSGLQGLGRTEIPFRKIHRALSASSILSEIEMATTIKAFVSAFLGLDLEPTLKPLFDVELSKFLTFSVVSPSTSNRLKSRQFIIGDWPSFVQEIETKKPSKPARMTNVNRISAILKRAQDLPNTTDESMVAIKREMALFNASTFPSGPEKGLTTHIRFILEWSFDYNLSSIQILDVLLSSLTPHLNPGVKRVTSDMIHLHVPLTIVVKYLLSLDILETKMRAFQELYDSYQPIDKGHRHLKVGEILDQVQERILMLMNEVLVRNLDPHIRTRLLNKLFWNKVVELYPELRGSLSFSIDSSMDSIQTKVLAFFSQVRTTPLSRNNGTLSIDKVHRSGPLRTTVPALNLGMIFDPNQDIPFLTDGQESAEEEYYYHSAKEDAMDSSYDSSEKHSLTALHKGIPLKSRSETLPSTVEPLELTKETLKIKTTGAEKEDESTLGMVTPNQTTFAYYEELYNDFVDESYDLLRDHLPTTLGRSALERVKNATSIFRQMTHPTGNNEDDQHLVHPNITTTTTTNNDDDYHISTSTTSKNTPSKSQKPRKICRQHRAPCNKKRCANTWIWAHTVNAFECHIWRATDAKSILNHVCQGIVFQLQTPRSFPKYFLLKCENS; from the exons ATGTTCACTCGAACGCCAAAATATTCCCAGtcattattcaatattttgccttttttcctcttattCATTGCACTTGGAACCAGCACCAGTCAACTGCATACCTCCTCCAGCAATGATGACCGCATTGGTGCAAACACCAAGAGCCCTAAAGACACCACAATTTCCACAACCAAGGTTCATCAACATCGCTCCAATTACAACATTATGATGAAGGCCTTAGGGCCTCGGTCCAAAGTAGAGCCCAGGGCCCAACGTGTCCGTGAGCCCATGATAAACATGTATGACGGTTATGGTGGGATCAAAACATTTCCAACACAGTCTCGTTTCAAAACGTTCCAAAGCATCCAAGTTCCATCGAGGGAAGCGATccaaaaggccttgaaagGAGCCCCTAAAAGCATCAATTTCTTGCAACTCGACCATTTGGCAGGTCTATTATCTCGCCTCGGGAGTGTTATTCGAAGTTTCAGTTTGGGTCGGGAACAAATCGTGGATGTTATTTTATCCAGAGTGAAACCTGGACCTCTCCACGATTTGATATCGAGTTATTCCGCCATGAAAAGTGGCGACTTCTACTCAGGACTGCAAGGCTTGGGCCGAACGGAAATTCCATTCAGGAAAATCCATCGTGCCTTATCGGCTTCATCGATTCTCTCCGAGATCGAAATGGCCACCACCATTAAGGCCTTCGTTTCGGCATTTCTGGGCCTGGATCTCGAGCCCACCCTAAAGCCTTTGTTTGATGTTGAGCTGAGCAAGTTCTTGACCTTTTCGGTCGTTTCTCCATCCACTTCAAACCGATTGAAGTCCAGA CAATTCATCATCGGCGATTGGCCTAGTTTTGTGCAAGAGATTGAAACGAAGAAACCCTCTAAACCAGCCAGGATGACGAATGTCAACCGGATATCCGCCATATTGAAGCGAGCCCAAGACTTGCCTAATACCACCGACGAGTCCATGGTGGCCATAAAACGGGAAATGGCCCTTTTCAACGCCTCCACATTTCCCTCTGGGCCAGAGAAGGGCCTCACCACGCATATCCGGTTCATCTTGGAGTGGTCGTTCGATTACAACTTGAGCTCTATTCAAATATTGGACGTGCTCCTCTCGAGCCTCACGCCCCACCTTAATCCCGGAGTGAAGCGTGTTACCTCGGACATGATCCACTTACACGTGCCACTGACCATTGTTGTCAAGTACTTGCTTTCCTTAGATATCCTCGAGACCAAAATGAGAGCCTTCCAAGAATTATACGACTCATATCAGCCTATCGACAAAGGTCACAGGCATCTAAAGGTTGGAGAGATTTTGGATCAAGTTCAAGAGAGGATTTTGATGCTGATGAATGAGGTCTTGGTCAGGAATTTGGACCCTCATATCAGAACTCGACTCttaaacaaattattttggaACAAGGTGGTGGAACTCTATCCCGAGCTAAGGGGCTCCTTATCGTTCTCGATTGATTCCTCCATGGATTCAATTCAAACCAAGGTCCTGGCCTTCTTCTCTCAAGTACGAACCACACCTTTGTCAAGAAATAATGGAACCTTGAGCATTGATAAAGTGCATCGGAGTGGTCCCTTAAGGACCACAGTCCCAGCCTTGAATCTGGGAATGATTTTTGACCCAAACCAAGACATTCCATTCCTCACTGATGGTCAAGAATCAGCCGAAGAAGAGTATTACTACCATAGCGCTAAGGAGGATGCGATGGATTCCTCGTATGATTCATCTGAGAAGCATAGTTTGACCGCACTTCATAAAGGAATTCCCCTGAAGAGCCGCTCTGAAACGCTACCTTCAACGGTAGAACCCTTGGAATTGACCAAAGAAACATTAAAGATTAAGACGACAGGTGcagagaaagaagatgaaaGTACTCTGGGAATGGTGACCCCTAATCAAACCACTTTCGCTTATTACGAAGAACTATATAATGACTTTGTGGACGAAAGTTACGACCTTCTAAGGGATCATCTTCCCACTACG TTAGGAAGAAGTGCGTTGGAAAGGGTAAAAAACGCTACTAGCATTTTTCGTCAAATGACCCATCCGACTGGGAACAATG AAGATGACCAACATCTTGTCCATCCAAATATCACCACGACTACCACCACCAATAACGACGACGACTACCATATCTCTACTTCTACGACTTCCAAAAACACCCCTAGCAAATCCCAGAAGCCTCGCAAAATATGTCGCCAACATCGAGCTCCGTGTAACAAAAAGC GTTGTGCAAATACTTGGATTTGGGCACATACCGtgaatgcatttgaatgc CATATTTGGAGAGCCACTGACGCTAAATCTATTTTGAACCATGTTTGCCAAGGCATCGTTTTCCAACTACAAACGCCaagatcatttccaaaatattttcttttgaaatgtgaaaatagTTGA
- the LOC131881030 gene encoding uncharacterized protein LOC131881030 isoform X3, whose product MFTRTPKYSQSLFNILPFFLLFIALGTSTSQLHTSSSNDDRIGANTKSPKDTTISTTKVHQHRSNYNIMMKALGPRSKVEPRAQRVREPMINMYDGYGGIKTFPTQSRFKTFQSIQVPSREAIQKALKGAPKSINFLQLDHLAGLLSRLGSVIRSFSLGREQIVDVILSRVKPGPLHDLISSYSAMKSGDFYSGLQGLGRTEIPFRKIHRALSASSILSEIEMATTIKAFVSAFLGLDLEPTLKPLFDVELSKFLTFSVVSPSTSNRLKSRQFIIGDWPSFVQEIETKKPSKPARMTNVNRISAILKRAQDLPNTTDESMVAIKREMALFNASTFPSGPEKGLTTHIRFILEWSFDYNLSSIQILDVLLSSLTPHLNPGVKRVTSDMIHLHVPLTIVVKYLLSLDILETKMRAFQELYDSYQPIDKGHRHLKVGEILDQVQERILMLMNEVLVRNLDPHIRTRLLNKLFWNKVVELYPELRGSLSFSIDSSMDSIQTKVLAFFSQVRTTPLSRNNGTLSIDKVHRSGPLRTTVPALNLGMIFDPNQDIPFLTDGQESAEEEYYYHSAKEDAMDSSYDSSEKHSLTALHKGIPLKSRSETLPSTVEPLELTKETLKIKTTGAEKEDESTLGMVTPNQTTFAYYEELYNDFVDESYDLLRDHLPTTLGRSALERVKNATSIFRQMTHPTGNNEDDQHLVHPNITTTTTTNNDDDYHISTSTTSKNTPSKSQKPRKICRQHRAPCNKKPYLESH is encoded by the exons ATGTTCACTCGAACGCCAAAATATTCCCAGtcattattcaatattttgccttttttcctcttattCATTGCACTTGGAACCAGCACCAGTCAACTGCATACCTCCTCCAGCAATGATGACCGCATTGGTGCAAACACCAAGAGCCCTAAAGACACCACAATTTCCACAACCAAGGTTCATCAACATCGCTCCAATTACAACATTATGATGAAGGCCTTAGGGCCTCGGTCCAAAGTAGAGCCCAGGGCCCAACGTGTCCGTGAGCCCATGATAAACATGTATGACGGTTATGGTGGGATCAAAACATTTCCAACACAGTCTCGTTTCAAAACGTTCCAAAGCATCCAAGTTCCATCGAGGGAAGCGATccaaaaggccttgaaagGAGCCCCTAAAAGCATCAATTTCTTGCAACTCGACCATTTGGCAGGTCTATTATCTCGCCTCGGGAGTGTTATTCGAAGTTTCAGTTTGGGTCGGGAACAAATCGTGGATGTTATTTTATCCAGAGTGAAACCTGGACCTCTCCACGATTTGATATCGAGTTATTCCGCCATGAAAAGTGGCGACTTCTACTCAGGACTGCAAGGCTTGGGCCGAACGGAAATTCCATTCAGGAAAATCCATCGTGCCTTATCGGCTTCATCGATTCTCTCCGAGATCGAAATGGCCACCACCATTAAGGCCTTCGTTTCGGCATTTCTGGGCCTGGATCTCGAGCCCACCCTAAAGCCTTTGTTTGATGTTGAGCTGAGCAAGTTCTTGACCTTTTCGGTCGTTTCTCCATCCACTTCAAACCGATTGAAGTCCAGA CAATTCATCATCGGCGATTGGCCTAGTTTTGTGCAAGAGATTGAAACGAAGAAACCCTCTAAACCAGCCAGGATGACGAATGTCAACCGGATATCCGCCATATTGAAGCGAGCCCAAGACTTGCCTAATACCACCGACGAGTCCATGGTGGCCATAAAACGGGAAATGGCCCTTTTCAACGCCTCCACATTTCCCTCTGGGCCAGAGAAGGGCCTCACCACGCATATCCGGTTCATCTTGGAGTGGTCGTTCGATTACAACTTGAGCTCTATTCAAATATTGGACGTGCTCCTCTCGAGCCTCACGCCCCACCTTAATCCCGGAGTGAAGCGTGTTACCTCGGACATGATCCACTTACACGTGCCACTGACCATTGTTGTCAAGTACTTGCTTTCCTTAGATATCCTCGAGACCAAAATGAGAGCCTTCCAAGAATTATACGACTCATATCAGCCTATCGACAAAGGTCACAGGCATCTAAAGGTTGGAGAGATTTTGGATCAAGTTCAAGAGAGGATTTTGATGCTGATGAATGAGGTCTTGGTCAGGAATTTGGACCCTCATATCAGAACTCGACTCttaaacaaattattttggaACAAGGTGGTGGAACTCTATCCCGAGCTAAGGGGCTCCTTATCGTTCTCGATTGATTCCTCCATGGATTCAATTCAAACCAAGGTCCTGGCCTTCTTCTCTCAAGTACGAACCACACCTTTGTCAAGAAATAATGGAACCTTGAGCATTGATAAAGTGCATCGGAGTGGTCCCTTAAGGACCACAGTCCCAGCCTTGAATCTGGGAATGATTTTTGACCCAAACCAAGACATTCCATTCCTCACTGATGGTCAAGAATCAGCCGAAGAAGAGTATTACTACCATAGCGCTAAGGAGGATGCGATGGATTCCTCGTATGATTCATCTGAGAAGCATAGTTTGACCGCACTTCATAAAGGAATTCCCCTGAAGAGCCGCTCTGAAACGCTACCTTCAACGGTAGAACCCTTGGAATTGACCAAAGAAACATTAAAGATTAAGACGACAGGTGcagagaaagaagatgaaaGTACTCTGGGAATGGTGACCCCTAATCAAACCACTTTCGCTTATTACGAAGAACTATATAATGACTTTGTGGACGAAAGTTACGACCTTCTAAGGGATCATCTTCCCACTACG TTAGGAAGAAGTGCGTTGGAAAGGGTAAAAAACGCTACTAGCATTTTTCGTCAAATGACCCATCCGACTGGGAACAATG AAGATGACCAACATCTTGTCCATCCAAATATCACCACGACTACCACCACCAATAACGACGACGACTACCATATCTCTACTTCTACGACTTCCAAAAACACCCCTAGCAAATCCCAGAAGCCTCGCAAAATATGTCGCCAACATCGAGCTCCGTGTAACAAAAAGC CATATTTGGAGAGCCACTGA
- the LOC131881030 gene encoding uncharacterized protein LOC131881030 isoform X1: MFTRTPKYSQSLFNILPFFLLFIALGTSTSQLHTSSSNDDRIGANTKSPKDTTISTTKVHQHRSNYNIMMKALGPRSKVEPRAQRVREPMINMYDGYGGIKTFPTQSRFKTFQSIQVPSREAIQKALKGAPKSINFLQLDHLAGLLSRLGSVIRSFSLGREQIVDVILSRVKPGPLHDLISSYSAMKSGDFYSGLQGLGRTEIPFRKIHRALSASSILSEIEMATTIKAFVSAFLGLDLEPTLKPLFDVELSKFLTFSVVSPSTSNRLKSRQFIIGDWPSFVQEIETKKPSKPARMTNVNRISAILKRAQDLPNTTDESMVAIKREMALFNASTFPSGPEKGLTTHIRFILEWSFDYNLSSIQILDVLLSSLTPHLNPGVKRVTSDMIHLHVPLTIVVKYLLSLDILETKMRAFQELYDSYQPIDKGHRHLKVGEILDQVQERILMLMNEVLVRNLDPHIRTRLLNKLFWNKVVELYPELRGSLSFSIDSSMDSIQTKVLAFFSQVRTTPLSRNNGTLSIDKVHRSGPLRTTVPALNLGMIFDPNQDIPFLTDGQESAEEEYYYHSAKEDAMDSSYDSSEKHSLTALHKGIPLKSRSETLPSTVEPLELTKETLKIKTTGAEKEDESTLGMVTPNQTTFAYYEELYNDFVDESYDLLRDHLPTTLGRSALERVKNATSIFRQMTHPTGNNEDDQHLVHPNITTTTTTNNDDDYHISTSTTSKNTPSKSQKPRKICRQHRAPCNKKRYGRIFQLDQICVPVASNVRLTKNADPTHYECCVNGIWSVRKCPPGSIFWITLKCCVKIFKFPCRDNCIEIIDVQSQCPLTISPI, encoded by the exons ATGTTCACTCGAACGCCAAAATATTCCCAGtcattattcaatattttgccttttttcctcttattCATTGCACTTGGAACCAGCACCAGTCAACTGCATACCTCCTCCAGCAATGATGACCGCATTGGTGCAAACACCAAGAGCCCTAAAGACACCACAATTTCCACAACCAAGGTTCATCAACATCGCTCCAATTACAACATTATGATGAAGGCCTTAGGGCCTCGGTCCAAAGTAGAGCCCAGGGCCCAACGTGTCCGTGAGCCCATGATAAACATGTATGACGGTTATGGTGGGATCAAAACATTTCCAACACAGTCTCGTTTCAAAACGTTCCAAAGCATCCAAGTTCCATCGAGGGAAGCGATccaaaaggccttgaaagGAGCCCCTAAAAGCATCAATTTCTTGCAACTCGACCATTTGGCAGGTCTATTATCTCGCCTCGGGAGTGTTATTCGAAGTTTCAGTTTGGGTCGGGAACAAATCGTGGATGTTATTTTATCCAGAGTGAAACCTGGACCTCTCCACGATTTGATATCGAGTTATTCCGCCATGAAAAGTGGCGACTTCTACTCAGGACTGCAAGGCTTGGGCCGAACGGAAATTCCATTCAGGAAAATCCATCGTGCCTTATCGGCTTCATCGATTCTCTCCGAGATCGAAATGGCCACCACCATTAAGGCCTTCGTTTCGGCATTTCTGGGCCTGGATCTCGAGCCCACCCTAAAGCCTTTGTTTGATGTTGAGCTGAGCAAGTTCTTGACCTTTTCGGTCGTTTCTCCATCCACTTCAAACCGATTGAAGTCCAGA CAATTCATCATCGGCGATTGGCCTAGTTTTGTGCAAGAGATTGAAACGAAGAAACCCTCTAAACCAGCCAGGATGACGAATGTCAACCGGATATCCGCCATATTGAAGCGAGCCCAAGACTTGCCTAATACCACCGACGAGTCCATGGTGGCCATAAAACGGGAAATGGCCCTTTTCAACGCCTCCACATTTCCCTCTGGGCCAGAGAAGGGCCTCACCACGCATATCCGGTTCATCTTGGAGTGGTCGTTCGATTACAACTTGAGCTCTATTCAAATATTGGACGTGCTCCTCTCGAGCCTCACGCCCCACCTTAATCCCGGAGTGAAGCGTGTTACCTCGGACATGATCCACTTACACGTGCCACTGACCATTGTTGTCAAGTACTTGCTTTCCTTAGATATCCTCGAGACCAAAATGAGAGCCTTCCAAGAATTATACGACTCATATCAGCCTATCGACAAAGGTCACAGGCATCTAAAGGTTGGAGAGATTTTGGATCAAGTTCAAGAGAGGATTTTGATGCTGATGAATGAGGTCTTGGTCAGGAATTTGGACCCTCATATCAGAACTCGACTCttaaacaaattattttggaACAAGGTGGTGGAACTCTATCCCGAGCTAAGGGGCTCCTTATCGTTCTCGATTGATTCCTCCATGGATTCAATTCAAACCAAGGTCCTGGCCTTCTTCTCTCAAGTACGAACCACACCTTTGTCAAGAAATAATGGAACCTTGAGCATTGATAAAGTGCATCGGAGTGGTCCCTTAAGGACCACAGTCCCAGCCTTGAATCTGGGAATGATTTTTGACCCAAACCAAGACATTCCATTCCTCACTGATGGTCAAGAATCAGCCGAAGAAGAGTATTACTACCATAGCGCTAAGGAGGATGCGATGGATTCCTCGTATGATTCATCTGAGAAGCATAGTTTGACCGCACTTCATAAAGGAATTCCCCTGAAGAGCCGCTCTGAAACGCTACCTTCAACGGTAGAACCCTTGGAATTGACCAAAGAAACATTAAAGATTAAGACGACAGGTGcagagaaagaagatgaaaGTACTCTGGGAATGGTGACCCCTAATCAAACCACTTTCGCTTATTACGAAGAACTATATAATGACTTTGTGGACGAAAGTTACGACCTTCTAAGGGATCATCTTCCCACTACG TTAGGAAGAAGTGCGTTGGAAAGGGTAAAAAACGCTACTAGCATTTTTCGTCAAATGACCCATCCGACTGGGAACAATG AAGATGACCAACATCTTGTCCATCCAAATATCACCACGACTACCACCACCAATAACGACGACGACTACCATATCTCTACTTCTACGACTTCCAAAAACACCCCTAGCAAATCCCAGAAGCCTCGCAAAATATGTCGCCAACATCGAGCTCCGTGTAACAAAAAGC GATATGGAAGAATATTCCAATTAGATCAAATATGTGTCCCAGTCGCCTCAAATGTCCGCTTGACCAAGAATGCAGATCCAACTCACTATGAATGTTGTGTGAATGGAATTTGGTCGGTCCGGAAATGCCCCCCTGGTTCGATTTTCTGGATCACTCTAAAGTGCTGTgtgaaaatcttcaaattccCGTGTCGTGACAATTGTATCGAAATTATAGATGTTCAATCACAATGCCCTTTGACCATTTCTCCCATCTGA
- the LOC131881031 gene encoding nicolin-1-like isoform X2, with translation MASRPQQTDNSRTSLIFSARGPIPIQLDEHPSNEWSSGALVLDLAFTQPESSLSLARLRGVNSTEGIKIGRNLTSSKSLSDWVVSLQSKVLMPDPHSELGSQDVGVVPSSESLAPWHDITAMRFLLRQPSPNWKTFNLEDIMVFRYPLGNAKGLSLRSPTLGTVPEREANDQECRPKSELESLIQQTQSLLMESLRIHNGEIRNNENPGHSVYEIMSLQLGQ, from the exons ATGGCTTCACGTCCACAACAAACAGACAACTCGAGAACCAGCTTGATCTTTTCCGCTAGAGGTCCAATCCCTATTCAACTGG ACGAGCACCCTTCAAACGAATGGTCGAGTGGAGCCTTGGTCTTGGATTTGGCCTTCACTCAACCTGAATCG AGTCTCAGTTTGGCTCGACTGCGAGGCGTTAACTCAACTGAAGGCATCAAAATTGGTAGAAATT TAACAAGCTCAAAATCGCTTTCGGATTGGGTGGTGAGTTTACAAAGCAAAGTGCTAATGCCTGATCCCCATTCGGAATTGGGATCCCAGGATGTTGGAGTCGTGCCCTCATCAGAGAGTCTAGCCCCGTGGCATGACATTACGGCCATGAGGTTTCTTTTAAGGCAACCCAGTCCCAATTGGAAGACATTCAACTTGGAAGACATCATG GTGTTTCGATATCCATTAGGAAACGCCAAAGGGCTTTCATTGCGTTCCCCCACGTTAGGAACTGTTCCCGAAAGAGAGGCTAACGACCAAGAGTGTCGGCCCAAATCCGAGCTGGAAAGTTTAATTCAACAAACCCAATCGCTTTTAATGGAATCGCTTCGAATCCATAATGGTGAGATTCGGAACAACGAGAATCCTGGCCATTCGGTGTATGAAATTATGTCGCTTCAATTGGGCCAATAA
- the LOC131881031 gene encoding nicolin-1-like isoform X1, whose translation MASRPQQTDNSRTSLIFSARGPIPIQLDEHPSNEWSSGALVLDLAFTQPESVSEIRFRNFYTAKFTLLLRFDDSVQTVPKREHLAWAAAASLSLARLRGVNSTEGIKIGRNLTSSKSLSDWVVSLQSKVLMPDPHSELGSQDVGVVPSSESLAPWHDITAMRFLLRQPSPNWKTFNLEDIMVFRYPLGNAKGLSLRSPTLGTVPEREANDQECRPKSELESLIQQTQSLLMESLRIHNGEIRNNENPGHSVYEIMSLQLGQ comes from the exons ATGGCTTCACGTCCACAACAAACAGACAACTCGAGAACCAGCTTGATCTTTTCCGCTAGAGGTCCAATCCCTATTCAACTGG ACGAGCACCCTTCAAACGAATGGTCGAGTGGAGCCTTGGTCTTGGATTTGGCCTTCACTCAACCTGAATCGGTGAGCGAGATTCGATTCCGGAACTTTTACACGGCAAAATTCACCCTTTTACTGCGGTTCGATGATTCCGTTCAAACGGTTCCGAAAAGGGAACATCTGGCTTGGGCGGCAGCTGCG AGTCTCAGTTTGGCTCGACTGCGAGGCGTTAACTCAACTGAAGGCATCAAAATTGGTAGAAATT TAACAAGCTCAAAATCGCTTTCGGATTGGGTGGTGAGTTTACAAAGCAAAGTGCTAATGCCTGATCCCCATTCGGAATTGGGATCCCAGGATGTTGGAGTCGTGCCCTCATCAGAGAGTCTAGCCCCGTGGCATGACATTACGGCCATGAGGTTTCTTTTAAGGCAACCCAGTCCCAATTGGAAGACATTCAACTTGGAAGACATCATG GTGTTTCGATATCCATTAGGAAACGCCAAAGGGCTTTCATTGCGTTCCCCCACGTTAGGAACTGTTCCCGAAAGAGAGGCTAACGACCAAGAGTGTCGGCCCAAATCCGAGCTGGAAAGTTTAATTCAACAAACCCAATCGCTTTTAATGGAATCGCTTCGAATCCATAATGGTGAGATTCGGAACAACGAGAATCCTGGCCATTCGGTGTATGAAATTATGTCGCTTCAATTGGGCCAATAA